In bacterium, one DNA window encodes the following:
- a CDS encoding PAS domain S-box protein yields the protein MSKRADLRREVEHDLLILADFKAKEIANWFHERQADASILSQSLSLSKDVSLLLDRPAVGGATGADRHLAAAVLQRLFTSYCEAYGYSQVQLVDGHGRVVASATGEPSDVDPLMLDVVVEAMKGGDVRLVDLHTCANEARPHLSLMAPVRALHAPGDPPAGVVVLMSRAGDVLHPLIQAWPRPSRTGETLLVRQEGDSILFLNDLRHPPQPALSMRLPLTTPGLPAARALAGEMGVMRGVDYRGVDVLAAAAPVAGTPWAIIAKEDAAEAMSVMRHESTLILLMIAALLLAAGGTLALLRQREARRHLQDQLEKEWELGRAARRHQVVLHSIGDAVISTDAQGRVELMNPEAEWQTGWTLSEARGRPLEEVFHIVNEDTGKVVESPVTKVIRERKVVGLANHTKLVTRSGAGHPIADSGAPIEEDDGSLSGVVLVFRDQTGERAAQRILTESEARFRATFEQAAVGMAHTDPEGRVLRVNQAACHMLGYSFAELAAMTYQQVSHPEELAEDLATRGRLLTGSESSYTREKRLVRKDGSLLWVEVTVSLVRSEDGTPAYFFSVLQDITRRKAEESRRLLLQSAVEQVGETVLLTDAAATIVFVNPAFEQTTGYTRDEVLGRNPRMLKSGRHGPEFYQEMWEVLTRGEVFKCQMVNKRKDGSLFTEHATIAPVRGPMGDVTHYVSVKRDITLEIELEQQLRQSQKMEAVGRLAGGVAHDFNNILQAMLGYGNMLQATLPAGSEEAEFVDEIVNGAERAAALTRQLLAFSRKQNIQPRVLNLNDTIVGMLRLLGRLITEDIDLQWHPGHDLHPVLMDPEQINQILVNLVVNSRDAIDGAGTVTIETAAAVFDDEYCAHHDGAIPGNYVLLAVSDTGCGMDDEVRVKIFEPFFTTKELGKGTGLGLATVYGIVKQNNGYINVYSEVGRGATFRIYLPEVADGVVVRDVAEAGKALRGGSETILLVEDEMPLLRFAEHLLTSMGYTVLAAGSPMRALELARSCGVPIHLLLTDVVMPQMSGRDLHAALREKQGELKCLYMSGYTSNVIAHRGILEEGVHFLAKPFTRKELALKLRSILDS from the coding sequence ATGAGTAAGCGTGCGGACCTGCGGCGGGAGGTCGAACACGATCTGCTCATCCTGGCGGACTTCAAGGCGAAGGAGATCGCCAACTGGTTCCATGAGCGCCAGGCCGACGCCTCCATCCTGAGCCAGAGCCTCTCCTTGTCCAAGGACGTCTCCCTGCTGCTGGATCGACCGGCGGTCGGCGGCGCCACCGGGGCGGACCGTCACTTGGCCGCCGCTGTCCTCCAGCGGCTGTTCACCAGCTACTGCGAGGCCTACGGCTATTCCCAGGTGCAATTGGTTGACGGCCATGGGCGGGTTGTGGCCAGCGCCACCGGGGAGCCTTCGGATGTGGATCCGCTCATGCTGGATGTCGTGGTGGAGGCGATGAAGGGCGGCGATGTCCGCCTTGTGGACCTGCACACCTGCGCCAACGAGGCCAGGCCGCACTTGAGTCTGATGGCGCCCGTGCGGGCCCTGCATGCCCCGGGGGATCCGCCCGCTGGTGTGGTTGTTCTCATGTCGCGGGCGGGCGACGTCCTCCATCCCTTGATCCAGGCCTGGCCCCGGCCCAGCCGGACAGGTGAGACCCTGCTCGTTCGGCAGGAAGGGGACAGCATCCTGTTCCTCAATGATTTGCGCCACCCGCCCCAGCCCGCGCTGTCAATGCGCTTGCCATTGACCACGCCGGGCCTGCCCGCCGCCCGGGCGCTGGCGGGGGAGATGGGCGTGATGCGGGGCGTCGACTACCGCGGCGTGGATGTGCTGGCCGCCGCCGCACCCGTGGCCGGCACCCCCTGGGCCATCATCGCCAAGGAGGACGCGGCCGAGGCCATGTCCGTCATGCGGCACGAATCAACCCTTATCCTCCTGATGATCGCCGCCCTGCTGTTGGCGGCCGGCGGCACCCTCGCCTTGCTGCGCCAGCGCGAAGCACGACGCCACCTGCAGGACCAATTGGAGAAGGAGTGGGAGCTGGGCCGCGCGGCCCGCCGCCACCAGGTTGTTCTGCATTCCATCGGCGATGCGGTGATTTCCACCGACGCCCAGGGCCGGGTGGAGCTGATGAATCCCGAGGCGGAGTGGCAGACCGGCTGGACCTTGTCCGAGGCGCGGGGCCGGCCACTGGAGGAGGTCTTCCACATTGTCAACGAGGATACGGGCAAGGTTGTTGAAAGCCCGGTGACCAAGGTCATCCGCGAGCGCAAGGTGGTGGGCCTGGCCAACCACACCAAGTTGGTGACACGCTCGGGTGCGGGGCACCCCATCGCCGACAGCGGAGCACCCATCGAAGAGGACGACGGCTCCTTGTCCGGCGTGGTGCTGGTTTTCAGGGACCAGACTGGAGAGCGCGCAGCGCAACGGATCCTGACCGAGAGCGAGGCCCGCTTCCGCGCCACCTTCGAACAGGCGGCCGTGGGCATGGCGCACACCGATCCGGAGGGTCGCGTCCTGCGGGTGAACCAGGCGGCCTGCCACATGCTGGGCTACAGTTTCGCGGAGCTGGCCGCCATGACCTATCAGCAGGTCAGCCATCCGGAGGAGCTGGCCGAGGATCTGGCCACGCGCGGCAGGCTCCTGACCGGCTCCGAGTCCTCCTACACGCGCGAGAAGCGTCTGGTGCGCAAGGACGGCAGTCTTTTGTGGGTCGAGGTGACCGTCTCCCTGGTGCGCAGCGAGGACGGCACCCCGGCCTACTTCTTCTCCGTCCTGCAAGACATCACACGACGCAAGGCGGAGGAGTCCCGGCGCCTTCTGCTGCAGTCCGCCGTTGAGCAGGTGGGCGAGACCGTCTTGCTGACGGACGCGGCCGCCACCATCGTATTCGTGAATCCGGCCTTTGAACAGACCACGGGTTACACGCGAGACGAGGTCTTGGGAAGGAATCCGCGCATGCTGAAGAGCGGTCGGCATGGTCCCGAGTTCTATCAGGAGATGTGGGAGGTCCTGACCAGGGGCGAGGTCTTCAAATGCCAAATGGTCAACAAACGCAAGGATGGAAGCCTGTTCACAGAGCATGCGACCATCGCGCCCGTGCGCGGCCCCATGGGCGATGTCACGCACTACGTGTCCGTGAAGCGGGACATCACGCTGGAGATCGAGCTGGAACAACAACTGCGCCAATCCCAGAAAATGGAGGCGGTGGGGCGCCTGGCCGGCGGCGTGGCCCACGATTTCAACAACATCCTGCAGGCCATGCTGGGCTATGGCAACATGCTGCAGGCGACCCTCCCGGCCGGCAGCGAGGAGGCCGAGTTCGTGGATGAGATCGTCAATGGCGCCGAACGCGCCGCGGCCCTCACGCGGCAACTTCTGGCCTTCAGCCGCAAGCAGAACATCCAGCCGCGCGTGTTGAATCTCAACGACACGATCGTGGGCATGCTGAGACTGCTGGGCCGCCTCATCACCGAGGACATCGACCTCCAATGGCACCCGGGCCACGACCTGCATCCGGTCTTGATGGATCCGGAGCAAATCAACCAGATCCTGGTCAACCTGGTGGTCAATTCCCGAGATGCCATTGACGGGGCGGGCACTGTCACCATCGAGACGGCAGCGGCTGTCTTCGACGACGAGTATTGCGCCCATCATGACGGGGCCATTCCCGGGAACTACGTCCTGCTGGCGGTGAGCGACACGGGGTGCGGCATGGACGACGAGGTCCGCGTCAAGATCTTCGAGCCCTTCTTCACGACCAAGGAACTGGGCAAAGGAACGGGCTTGGGGCTGGCCACGGTCTACGGCATCGTGAAGCAGAACAATGGCTACATCAATGTTTACAGCGAAGTGGGCCGTGGCGCCACCTTCCGCATCTACTTGCCGGAGGTAGCGGACGGGGTTGTGGTGCGGGACGTGGCGGAGGCGGGCAAGGCCCTGCGGGGAGGCAGTGAGACCATCCTGCTGGTGGAGGACGAGATGCCCCTGTTGCGCTTTGCCGAGCACCTGCTCACAAGCATGGGCTACACGGTCCTGGCCGCGGGCAGCCCCATGCGGGCCTTGGAGTTGGCCCGGTCCTGCGGGGTCCCCATCCATTTGCTGTTGACGGACGTGGTGATGCCGCAAATGAGCGGCCGCGACCTTCACGCCGCGCTGCGGGAGAAGCAGGGCGAATTGAAATGCCTCTACATGTCCGGCTACACCAGCAACGTCATCGCGCACCGGGGCATCCTGGAGGAAGGCGTGCACTTCCTGGCCAAGCCCTTCACGAGAAAGGAGCTGGCCTTGAAGC
- a CDS encoding response regulator, with the protein MSEDIKARVLFVDDDPNILDSFRRTFRAHLDFDTADCGQTALVMLREQGPYAVVVSDQRMPQMTGIALLREVHKAFPDIVRIMLTGNADQQTAIEAVNNGHIHRFLTKPCPPATILNAVQEGLRIWTRQQTERELLEQTLAGSLRVMTEVLATIHPATADQNQRMLRMMRHVVKTLHLSNGWQYDIAAMLSQIGCIALDADLLARVNAGYELGKEDEGLFQAHPEVGARLIRHLPRLDTAAAMIALQFTPLGEKLDKPLADLSPAEIGGHILQVAVRVDQAMRRGSSYKAALETLKGRAAGVRQDVLSALHGLGLESVVLESKPVRMRDLRIGQLLADDIQASNGITLAVKGQIISDLMLERIRAFDRGVGLREPFLIMVPLADEQTGDLPADAGPGAKRD; encoded by the coding sequence ATGAGTGAGGACATCAAGGCCCGCGTGCTCTTCGTGGATGACGACCCGAACATCCTCGACAGCTTCCGCCGCACCTTCCGCGCACACTTGGACTTCGACACCGCGGATTGCGGCCAGACCGCCCTTGTGATGCTGCGTGAGCAGGGTCCCTACGCCGTCGTCGTCAGCGATCAACGCATGCCGCAAATGACCGGCATCGCGCTGCTGCGTGAAGTGCACAAGGCCTTCCCGGACATCGTGCGCATCATGCTCACCGGCAACGCCGACCAGCAGACGGCCATCGAGGCGGTCAACAACGGGCACATCCACCGCTTCCTGACCAAGCCCTGTCCGCCGGCCACCATTCTCAACGCTGTCCAGGAGGGTCTGCGCATCTGGACCCGGCAGCAAACGGAGCGCGAGCTGCTGGAGCAAACGCTGGCCGGCAGCCTGCGCGTCATGACGGAGGTCCTGGCCACCATCCATCCGGCCACGGCCGACCAGAACCAGCGCATGCTGCGCATGATGCGCCACGTGGTCAAGACCCTTCATTTGTCCAATGGCTGGCAGTATGATATCGCCGCCATGCTCTCCCAGATCGGGTGCATCGCGCTTGATGCGGACCTGCTGGCCCGGGTCAACGCCGGCTACGAACTTGGCAAGGAGGACGAAGGGCTCTTCCAGGCCCATCCCGAGGTGGGGGCCCGCCTCATCCGGCACCTGCCCCGCCTGGACACGGCGGCGGCGATGATCGCCCTGCAGTTCACCCCCCTTGGTGAGAAACTCGACAAGCCGCTGGCTGACCTGAGTCCGGCCGAAATCGGCGGGCACATCCTTCAAGTGGCCGTGCGTGTCGACCAGGCCATGCGGCGTGGCAGTTCCTACAAGGCGGCCTTGGAGACGTTGAAGGGGAGGGCCGCCGGCGTGCGCCAGGATGTGCTGTCCGCGCTGCATGGCTTAGGTCTGGAGTCCGTCGTCTTGGAGAGCAAGCCGGTCCGCATGAGGGACCTGCGCATCGGGCAGTTGTTGGCCGACGACATCCAGGCCAGCAATGGAATCACACTCGCGGTCAAGGGCCAGATCATTTCGGATTTGATGCTGGAGCGCATCCGCGCCTTCGATCGTGGGGTGGGTCTGCGCGAGCCCTTTCTCATCATGGTGCCTTTGGCAGATGAGCAGACCGGCGACCTGCCCGCCGACGCAGGCCCCGGCGCCAAACGGGACTGA
- a CDS encoding ATP-binding protein translates to MASEILEGTSSLDLDHLPDVTPRALAPSQEGVQRATGIVQAIKEKRASQEHPELGLIRIRTMTTPTEPVIEVEDDRAGIPAMVPLHIFEPYYTTRDVGKGTGQGLAVTRNVVVENMEDVSTWRAKPRRDPSSGLFSLDTVDGPSPGDLR, encoded by the coding sequence TTGGCCAGCGAGATCCTGGAGGGGACAAGCTCGCTCGACCTGGACCACCTGCCGGACGTGACTCCACGAGCCCTGGCCCCGAGCCAGGAGGGCGTGCAACGTGCCACCGGCATCGTGCAGGCCATCAAGGAGAAGCGCGCCAGCCAGGAGCATCCGGAGCTGGGGCTCATCCGCATCCGCACAATGACCACGCCGACTGAACCTGTGATCGAGGTGGAGGATGACAGGGCCGGCATTCCGGCCATGGTGCCTCTCCACATCTTCGAGCCCTACTACACGACCAGGGACGTGGGCAAGGGCACGGGCCAGGGTCTGGCCGTCACGCGCAACGTGGTCGTGGAAAACATGGAGGACGTGTCGACGTGGCGTGCGAAGCCGAGGCGGGATCCATCTTCCGGGTTGTTTTCCCTTGATACCGTTGACGGCCCTTCTCCAGGAGACCTTCGATGA
- a CDS encoding HDOD domain-containing protein produces MAEQAAHLRRTRQAVLDCIDVLDTLPSLPHVVTDMLRLIADEDYAMEDLKSLVQQDPTLTARVLRLANSAHYGRQKEIDSLQEALILLGGSEIHRLVTTASIMRSLSGGFGADRVLDQIDFWSHSLGTAELARGIASAFRLQFRGADFTAGLLHDVGKVVLDQYFHPEFRECLEVVEHQGLPLFEAERKVLGIDHAEAGYFLATRWGLPENLRAVMRDHHAFMPDHPNAVLTSCVRLADVLVKEGDMACLGERSPWDAVLDPAWGLLCRTAGQQGRDAHEEILAKVRASVLDVRGQVRAMVGELSA; encoded by the coding sequence ATGGCCGAGCAAGCCGCCCACCTTCGTCGGACGCGCCAAGCCGTGCTGGACTGCATCGACGTGCTGGACACCTTGCCCTCCCTGCCCCACGTGGTCACGGACATGCTGCGCCTCATCGCCGATGAGGACTACGCCATGGAAGACCTGAAGAGCCTGGTGCAGCAGGATCCAACGCTGACGGCGCGCGTGTTGCGCCTGGCCAACAGCGCCCATTACGGCAGGCAGAAGGAGATCGACTCCCTGCAGGAGGCCCTCATCCTGCTGGGCGGGTCCGAGATCCACCGCCTGGTGACTACCGCCTCCATCATGAGGAGCCTGTCCGGCGGCTTCGGCGCCGACCGGGTCCTGGACCAGATCGACTTCTGGTCCCATTCCCTGGGGACGGCGGAGCTGGCCCGCGGGATCGCGAGCGCCTTTCGCCTGCAGTTCCGGGGAGCGGATTTCACAGCAGGCCTGTTGCACGACGTGGGCAAAGTCGTGCTCGATCAGTACTTCCACCCGGAGTTCCGCGAATGCCTGGAGGTGGTGGAACACCAGGGGCTCCCTCTATTCGAGGCCGAGCGCAAGGTGCTGGGCATCGACCATGCCGAGGCGGGCTACTTCCTGGCCACCCGCTGGGGTTTGCCCGAGAACCTGCGCGCCGTCATGCGCGACCACCACGCGTTCATGCCGGATCATCCCAACGCCGTCCTGACCTCCTGCGTGCGCCTGGCCGACGTCCTCGTCAAGGAGGGGGACATGGCCTGCCTGGGTGAGCGCAGCCCCTGGGATGCGGTCCTCGATCCCGCCTGGGGCCTGCTCTGCCGGACGGCGGGCCAGCAGGGGAGGGATGCGCACGAGGAGATCCTGGCCAAGGTGCGCGCCAGCGTCCTGGACGTCCGCGGGCAAGTGCGGGCCATGGTGGGCGAACTGTCGGCATAG
- a CDS encoding response regulator, whose product MSRGLPDLEVATFDHQALDTGVPRLPDLLIVDKTSATQHLPLLTRLRHISPGLLIMLLHERGSSELQRVPREIGALLPIVPQAQDMGELAKQIQSHLADQPGRAATVLLVEDEQNLRDLAAYYLLLQGYAVFQAEDGQEAMTIFEAHQPDLILSDLYMPRMNGFKLLMEVKNRTPAMPLLMMTGYSSAAQAVGMTRYSRVSLMPKPFRLTELGRNIRTLLEE is encoded by the coding sequence TTGAGCCGAGGCCTTCCCGATTTGGAGGTGGCGACCTTCGATCACCAAGCCCTGGACACCGGCGTGCCACGCCTGCCCGATCTCCTCATCGTGGACAAGACCAGCGCCACCCAGCATCTCCCGCTGCTCACCCGGCTGCGCCACATCTCGCCCGGACTGCTCATCATGCTGCTCCATGAACGAGGTTCGTCGGAGCTTCAACGCGTGCCCCGGGAGATCGGTGCCCTGCTTCCCATTGTTCCGCAGGCGCAGGATATGGGCGAGCTGGCCAAACAGATCCAGAGCCACCTCGCGGACCAACCGGGCAGGGCGGCCACCGTCCTGCTGGTGGAGGACGAGCAGAACCTGCGGGATCTGGCCGCCTACTACCTGCTCCTGCAAGGCTATGCCGTTTTCCAGGCGGAGGACGGGCAGGAAGCGATGACCATCTTTGAGGCGCACCAGCCGGATCTGATCCTGAGCGACCTCTACATGCCGCGCATGAACGGCTTCAAGCTGCTCATGGAGGTGAAGAACCGCACGCCCGCCATGCCCCTGCTGATGATGACGGGGTACAGCTCGGCGGCACAAGCCGTGGGCATGACCCGATACTCGCGGGTCTCCCTCATGCCCAAGCCCTTCCGTCTGACCGAGCTGGGAAGAAACATCCGCACCCTGCTGGAGGAATAG
- the amrS gene encoding AmmeMemoRadiSam system radical SAM enzyme, with translation MISPAAHPARWWRPLDQGRVLCELCPRDCRPGPGQPGFCLIRRNEGGALVTDGWNAGIGFAADPIEKKPLHHVHPGSRVLSFGTAGCNLGCVFCQNWTMSQAREALGRMERATPAMILRAAASQGCRGLAFTYNEPVIFGEFLIACAEAAQEAGLYTVMVSNGYVRLPAAREIFAPIDAVNIDLKSFRDSFYRNLARGRLAPVLETLRWLRRETNVWLELTTLLIPGKNDGDEELGELCRWVAGELGPPTPLHLSAFHPDHKLTDLPRTPVETLRRARAIARRAGLQHVYLGNLPLAEGRDSCCPACQETVVKRPLGGAACCHLRGGRCPSCGKVLPGLWPS, from the coding sequence ATGATCTCGCCTGCCGCCCATCCCGCCCGTTGGTGGCGCCCCCTCGACCAGGGCCGCGTCCTCTGCGAGCTGTGCCCGCGGGACTGCCGCCCCGGCCCCGGCCAGCCCGGCTTCTGCCTCATCCGCCGCAACGAGGGAGGCGCCCTCGTCACCGACGGCTGGAACGCCGGCATCGGTTTCGCGGCCGATCCCATCGAGAAGAAGCCCCTCCACCACGTCCATCCCGGCAGCCGCGTCCTCTCCTTCGGCACGGCGGGCTGCAACCTGGGCTGCGTCTTCTGCCAGAACTGGACCATGAGCCAGGCGCGCGAGGCCCTGGGCCGCATGGAGCGCGCCACGCCGGCCATGATCCTGCGCGCCGCCGCCAGCCAGGGCTGTCGCGGACTGGCCTTCACTTACAACGAGCCCGTCATCTTCGGGGAGTTCCTCATCGCCTGCGCCGAGGCCGCCCAGGAGGCGGGCCTTTACACGGTGATGGTGAGCAACGGCTATGTGCGCCTGCCGGCGGCGCGGGAGATCTTCGCCCCCATCGACGCCGTCAACATCGACCTCAAGAGCTTCCGCGATTCCTTCTACCGCAACCTGGCCCGGGGCCGCCTCGCCCCCGTGCTGGAGACGCTGCGCTGGCTGCGCCGCGAGACAAACGTGTGGCTCGAGCTGACCACCCTGCTCATTCCCGGTAAAAACGACGGCGACGAGGAGCTGGGCGAGCTGTGCCGCTGGGTGGCCGGCGAGCTGGGCCCGCCCACGCCCCTCCACCTGAGCGCCTTCCACCCGGACCACAAGCTGACGGACCTGCCGCGCACGCCGGTGGAGACGCTGCGGCGGGCCCGGGCCATCGCCCGGCGAGCCGGCCTCCAGCATGTCTACCTGGGCAACCTGCCCCTGGCCGAGGGTCGCGACTCCTGCTGCCCCGCCTGCCAGGAAACAGTGGTGAAGCGGCCCTTGGGGGGCGCGGCGTGCTGCCACCTCCGGGGGGGGCGCTGCCCTTCGTGCGGGAAGGTCCTGCCCGGCCTCTGGCCATCCTGA
- a CDS encoding alpha/beta hydrolase-fold protein, producing the protein MSLGFLNELLHGNMVVERVDSRLLRGNPLGDPPIRHCPVYLPPGYHAATRRYPLVLILAGQFGNSAGWLGFRAFDENIFQLADRLMAQGAMSPAVLAFPDCFTRYGGGQYLDSAGTGPYQSHLADELLPLLDAHFRLRGDAAGRAVAGKSSGGFGALRLAMARPGLFAHCACSAGDLHFDMTLRPEIARLPAALARLGGLAAFLERLPALRKLGADEACALNLLALASAYSPTREPPGFRLPIDPASGELDEEVFALWRAQDPAERLSAHRAERDALAALRTLYLEAGDRDEFHAELGARVFAHRCRAQGIDLIHREYEGGHFGATWRWGEMLPLLLERMA; encoded by the coding sequence ATGAGCCTGGGCTTCCTCAATGAGCTGCTCCACGGCAACATGGTCGTCGAGCGGGTGGACAGCCGGCTCCTGCGCGGCAATCCGCTGGGCGATCCCCCCATCCGCCATTGCCCGGTCTACCTGCCGCCGGGATATCACGCCGCGACGCGGCGATACCCCCTGGTGCTGATCCTTGCCGGGCAGTTCGGCAACAGCGCGGGGTGGCTGGGCTTCCGCGCCTTCGACGAGAACATCTTCCAGCTGGCCGACCGTCTCATGGCGCAGGGGGCGATGTCCCCTGCCGTGCTGGCCTTCCCCGACTGCTTCACCCGCTACGGTGGCGGCCAATACTTGGATTCCGCGGGCACCGGTCCCTACCAGAGCCATCTTGCCGACGAGCTGCTGCCGCTGCTGGACGCCCACTTCCGCTTGCGCGGCGATGCCGCGGGACGGGCCGTGGCCGGCAAGTCCAGCGGTGGTTTCGGCGCCTTGCGCCTGGCCATGGCCCGGCCGGGACTTTTCGCCCACTGCGCCTGCAGCGCGGGCGACCTCCACTTCGACATGACCCTGCGCCCCGAGATCGCCCGTCTGCCCGCGGCGCTGGCCCGCTTGGGCGGCCTCGCCGCCTTCCTCGAGCGCCTGCCCGCCCTGCGCAAGCTGGGCGCCGACGAGGCCTGCGCCCTCAACCTGCTGGCCCTGGCCAGCGCCTATTCGCCGACCAGGGAGCCCCCCGGCTTCCGCCTGCCCATCGATCCGGCGAGCGGCGAGCTGGACGAGGAGGTCTTCGCCCTCTGGCGGGCCCAGGATCCTGCCGAGCGGCTTTCGGCCCATCGGGCCGAACGCGACGCCCTCGCCGCCCTGCGCACCCTCTACCTGGAGGCCGGCGACCGCGACGAGTTCCACGCCGAGCTGGGCGCCCGCGTCTTCGCCCACCGCTGCCGCGCCCAGGGCATCGACCTCATCCACCGCGAGTACGAGGGCGGCCACTTCGGCGCCACCTGGCGCTGGGGGGAGATGCTGCCCCTGCTCCTGGAGCGGATGGCGTGA
- a CDS encoding sugar ABC transporter permease, whose protein sequence is MKEARILTLARHLVLVVFSLIAVYPLLNVITISLRPGDKLRSTSLALIPEGASLRSYAALFTEHEFLTWLWNSLLVSAVVTATGVALAAIGGYAFSRFKFVGRDAGMLALMTTQMFPATMLLLPLYIMIAKLHLVNTFLGLMVLYTATALPFCLWQMKGFYDTIPVSLEEAARIDGCTPFQAFRKVVLPLASPALVITALFSFMASWSEYIVAAQVLQESDLFTLPLGLKSFQASMSTQWGYYAAASVLVSVPVMVIFIALSRYLVSGLTLGAVKE, encoded by the coding sequence ATGAAAGAAGCCCGCATCCTGACCCTGGCCCGCCACCTGGTGCTGGTCGTCTTCAGTCTCATCGCCGTCTATCCGCTGCTCAATGTGATCACCATCTCGCTGCGGCCGGGAGACAAGCTGCGCTCCACCAGCCTGGCGCTCATTCCGGAAGGCGCCAGCCTGCGCAGCTACGCGGCCCTCTTCACCGAGCACGAGTTCCTCACCTGGTTGTGGAACAGCCTGCTTGTCTCGGCGGTGGTGACGGCCACGGGCGTGGCCCTGGCCGCCATCGGCGGCTACGCGTTCAGCCGCTTCAAGTTCGTGGGGCGGGACGCCGGCATGCTCGCCCTCATGACGACGCAGATGTTCCCCGCCACCATGCTCCTGCTGCCCCTCTACATCATGATCGCCAAGCTGCATCTGGTGAACACCTTCCTTGGCCTGATGGTGCTCTACACGGCAACGGCGCTGCCCTTCTGCCTCTGGCAGATGAAGGGTTTCTACGACACCATCCCCGTCTCCTTGGAGGAGGCGGCGCGCATCGACGGCTGCACCCCTTTCCAGGCCTTCCGCAAGGTGGTCCTGCCCCTGGCCAGCCCGGCCCTCGTCATCACCGCCCTCTTCTCCTTCATGGCCTCGTGGTCGGAATACATCGTGGCGGCGCAGGTGCTGCAGGAGAGCGATTTGTTCACCTTGCCCCTGGGCCTGAAGAGCTTCCAGGCCAGCATGAGCACGCAGTGGGGCTACTACGCGGCGGCCAGCGTGCTGGTGAGCGTGCCGGTGATGGTCATCTTCATCGCCCTGTCGCGCTATCTCGTCAGCGGATTGACGCTGGGGGCGGTCAAGGAATGA